The following proteins are encoded in a genomic region of Williamwhitmania taraxaci:
- a CDS encoding SDR family NAD(P)-dependent oxidoreductase, producing the protein MELFIITGTSRGIGLAFAERALRQKDTVVFGIARTNSSINPNFNFLKTDLVAEQQVNEIRFPIDEGFTKIVLVNNAGMLGDVKHLGEMENQSIAKTIAVNLTAPTLLLNRFLHFYASSKAQKIVINISSGAGRRAIPSWSVYCATKAALDMVSETAQQEQIEKGTNTRIFSVAPGVVDTAMQEEIRSVEQANFSQVNRFHELKKKGELASTEKVAENLFQLATHPEKFSEVILDIRTF; encoded by the coding sequence TTGGAACTCTTCATAATCACAGGAACCAGTCGTGGTATTGGTTTAGCCTTTGCCGAACGTGCTCTGCGTCAAAAGGACACCGTCGTTTTTGGCATCGCCCGAACAAATTCTAGCATCAATCCAAATTTCAACTTTCTGAAAACTGACCTCGTTGCTGAGCAGCAGGTAAACGAAATCCGCTTTCCCATCGACGAAGGATTTACCAAAATTGTATTAGTCAATAACGCCGGAATGCTTGGCGATGTAAAACATTTGGGTGAGATGGAGAACCAAAGTATTGCAAAAACCATTGCCGTTAACCTAACGGCACCAACCCTTCTACTCAACAGGTTCTTGCATTTTTATGCAAGCAGCAAGGCCCAGAAAATTGTCATCAACATATCGTCAGGAGCGGGACGGCGAGCAATCCCCTCTTGGTCGGTATACTGCGCCACGAAGGCAGCACTCGACATGGTATCGGAAACTGCACAGCAGGAACAGATCGAAAAGGGAACCAACACAAGGATTTTCTCGGTTGCCCCAGGAGTAGTCGACACAGCAATGCAGGAGGAGATTCGGTCCGTAGAGCAAGCTAACTTTAGCCAGGTAAATCGGTTTCACGAATTAAAGAAAAAGGGGGAACTCGCCTCAACGGAGAAGGTAGCTGAAAACTTGTTTCAACTTGCTACTCATCCAGAGAAATTCAGCGAAGTAATTCTCGACATCCGGACATTTTAG